A window of Moritella sp. Urea-trap-13 contains these coding sequences:
- the yfbV gene encoding terminus macrodomain insulation protein YfbV — protein MSVFKDTLYKGQHYMQRWPMKKELAALFPENRIIAATQLGFKTMPPLAILTVMMQYLYGDMQQLPASIAIALLLITLPMQGLFWLGKRSKELLPVSLATWYHELYQGLVTQGCELEPAKKNPHYSELAYVLESAFKRMDKAFMAK, from the coding sequence ATGAGTGTATTTAAAGATACCCTTTATAAAGGTCAACATTATATGCAGCGCTGGCCGATGAAAAAAGAATTGGCTGCACTTTTTCCTGAGAATAGAATTATTGCTGCTACGCAGCTTGGCTTTAAGACTATGCCGCCATTAGCTATTCTAACGGTGATGATGCAGTATCTCTATGGGGATATGCAGCAACTACCAGCGAGTATTGCGATTGCATTGCTATTAATTACATTGCCAATGCAAGGTCTGTTTTGGTTAGGTAAACGTTCGAAAGAACTATTACCTGTGTCACTGGCAACCTGGTACCACGAGTTATATCAAGGTTTAGTGACGCAAGGTTGTGAACTTGAACCAGCCAAAAAAAATCCGCATTACAGTGAATTAGCTTATGTGTTAGAAAGTGCATTCAAGCGTATGGATAAAGCGTTTATGGCTAAGTAA
- the focA gene encoding formate transporter FocA, giving the protein MKTVNPFDAILPPELLKKAESIGVAKATKAPKQAFMLAITAGVFISIAFAFYTTVTTGTTDVAYGLKKFIGGFAFSLGLLLVVVCGGELFTSSILTIIARANNKITTLQLAKNWAVVYAGNFVGCIFFVILMFLAKQHLVADGAWGINAMKIAQHKLHHTFIQAVTLGILANLLVCLGIWMSFAARSITDKFIAVALPVTMFVASGYEHSIANMFMVPLGYVIANFSGPEFWLLSGANPADFTDLTIANFVFNNLIPVTIGNIIGGGVLVGLTYWAIYCKKES; this is encoded by the coding sequence ATGAAAACAGTAAACCCATTTGATGCAATTCTACCACCCGAGCTGCTAAAGAAAGCAGAATCTATCGGTGTAGCAAAAGCAACTAAAGCCCCTAAACAAGCGTTCATGCTTGCGATTACCGCCGGTGTATTTATCTCCATCGCATTTGCCTTCTATACTACGGTAACAACCGGTACCACCGATGTTGCTTATGGTTTAAAAAAATTCATTGGCGGGTTTGCATTTAGTCTTGGTCTATTACTTGTCGTTGTATGCGGCGGTGAACTTTTTACCAGTTCAATTCTGACTATCATTGCCCGCGCTAATAACAAGATCACTACTCTGCAATTAGCAAAAAACTGGGCCGTTGTTTACGCCGGTAACTTTGTTGGTTGCATCTTCTTTGTCATCTTAATGTTCTTAGCAAAACAGCATCTGGTCGCCGATGGCGCTTGGGGCATCAACGCTATGAAGATTGCCCAGCACAAATTGCATCACACCTTTATTCAAGCTGTCACACTCGGCATCCTTGCAAACCTACTTGTTTGCCTTGGTATATGGATGAGTTTTGCAGCACGCTCAATTACCGACAAATTTATCGCGGTGGCTTTGCCCGTGACTATGTTTGTCGCATCTGGTTACGAACACAGTATTGCTAACATGTTTATGGTGCCACTGGGTTATGTTATCGCCAACTTTTCTGGACCTGAATTCTGGTTACTCTCCGGCGCTAACCCAGCAGACTTTACTGATTTAACAATAGCTAACTTTGTATTTAATAATCTTATTCCTGTCACCATCGGCAACATTATTGGCGGTGGCGTATTGGTTGGCCTGACTTACTGGGCTATCTACTGCAAAAAAGAATCTTAA
- the pflA gene encoding pyruvate formate lyase 1-activating protein: MSLIKPIDSTELCSTVGRIHSTESFGSVDGPGIRYIVFMQGCLMRCLYCHNRDSWDLHSGKETTVDELMRELVSYKAFMLATGGGVTASGGEAMLQPEFIRDFFTAAQAEGVNTCLDTNGYIRKYSDVIDEVLDVTDLVMLDLKQMNDEIHQELVGVSNKRTLEFAEYLAKRNQKTWIRYVVVPGYTDDDESAHALGKFIQHMDNIEKVELLPYHELGLHKWKTMGFDYPLDGVPPPSKDTMDRIQAILLEYRDNVIY, encoded by the coding sequence ATGTCGCTTATTAAGCCTATTGATTCTACCGAGTTATGTAGCACAGTCGGACGCATTCATTCTACCGAATCTTTTGGCTCCGTAGATGGACCAGGTATTCGTTACATCGTTTTCATGCAAGGCTGCTTAATGCGTTGCCTGTATTGTCACAACCGTGATTCATGGGATTTGCATTCAGGTAAAGAAACTACCGTTGATGAATTAATGCGTGAACTTGTTTCATACAAAGCATTTATGCTAGCAACTGGTGGGGGTGTAACAGCATCAGGCGGCGAAGCAATGCTACAGCCTGAATTTATCCGTGACTTTTTTACTGCAGCGCAAGCCGAAGGTGTTAACACTTGCTTAGATACTAACGGCTATATTCGAAAATACAGCGACGTGATTGACGAAGTACTCGATGTAACTGATTTAGTCATGTTGGATTTAAAACAAATGAACGACGAAATACACCAAGAATTAGTGGGTGTAAGTAACAAGCGTACGTTAGAATTTGCAGAATATTTAGCCAAACGTAACCAGAAAACATGGATACGTTATGTTGTTGTACCTGGTTATACCGATGATGATGAATCTGCACATGCACTGGGTAAATTTATTCAACACATGGATAACATTGAAAAAGTTGAATTGCTGCCTTATCACGAACTCGGCCTGCACAAATGGAAAACCATGGGCTTTGATTACCCACTCGATGGTGTGCCGCCACCAAGTAAAGACACGATGGACCGCATTCAAGCTATCTTATTAGAATACAGAGATAATGTAATTTATTAA
- a CDS encoding acetate kinase — MNKLVLVLNCGSSSLKFAVLDSVSGDEKLSGLAECFNLENARIKWKLDGNKGTADLGAFASHKEAVAYIVNNILNEKQEMSDAIVAIGHRVVHGGEKFTSSVIIDDTVMQGIEDCATLAPLHNPAHLIGIRAAQAAFPTLPQVAVFDTAFHQTMPEKAYLYALPYKLYRENNIRRYGMHGTSHLFITREAAALLGKKVEETNIINCHLGNGASVCAIKDGKSVDTSMGMTPLEGLVMGTRSGDIDPSIINHLVTQCNYTLAEVNSMLNNESGLLGVSEISSDCRAIEDGYAEGQVGAVRAMELSCYRLAKYIASYAAALGRIDAIVFTGGIGENSDVIRALVLNQLSIFGIEVDAAANTAARFGSEGTITTANSKIKAMVISTNEELVIAQDAVSLI, encoded by the coding sequence ATGAATAAACTCGTTCTAGTTCTAAACTGTGGTAGCTCTTCTCTTAAATTTGCAGTTCTTGATTCAGTATCAGGTGATGAAAAATTATCTGGTCTTGCTGAATGCTTTAATTTAGAAAACGCACGCATCAAGTGGAAACTTGACGGCAATAAAGGCACAGCCGATCTAGGCGCATTTGCTTCTCACAAAGAAGCTGTAGCATACATCGTAAATAACATTCTTAACGAAAAACAAGAAATGAGCGACGCTATTGTAGCGATCGGTCATCGTGTTGTTCACGGCGGCGAAAAATTCACTTCATCTGTAATCATCGATGACACTGTAATGCAAGGCATCGAAGACTGTGCAACATTAGCACCGCTTCATAACCCGGCTCACCTTATCGGCATCCGTGCTGCACAAGCTGCATTCCCAACGCTTCCACAAGTTGCTGTATTCGATACTGCGTTCCACCAGACTATGCCTGAAAAAGCATACCTATACGCATTACCGTACAAACTATACCGCGAAAATAACATCCGTCGTTACGGTATGCACGGTACTAGTCACCTATTCATTACTCGTGAAGCTGCTGCGCTTCTAGGTAAAAAAGTTGAAGAAACTAACATCATCAACTGTCATTTAGGTAACGGCGCATCTGTTTGTGCAATTAAAGACGGTAAATCAGTAGACACAAGCATGGGTATGACTCCGCTTGAAGGTCTAGTAATGGGTACGCGTAGTGGTGATATTGATCCAAGTATCATTAATCACCTAGTTACACAGTGTAACTACACACTTGCAGAAGTTAACAGCATGCTAAACAACGAAAGTGGTTTACTAGGTGTTTCTGAAATTTCTAGCGATTGCCGTGCTATCGAAGATGGTTATGCAGAAGGTCAAGTTGGCGCTGTTCGCGCAATGGAACTTTCTTGCTACCGTCTAGCTAAATACATCGCTTCATACGCTGCTGCTTTAGGCCGTATCGACGCTATCGTATTTACTGGTGGCATCGGTGAGAACTCTGATGTTATCCGTGCTTTAGTATTGAACCAACTTTCAATCTTCGGTATCGAAGTTGACGCTGCTGCAAATACAGCTGCACGTTTTGGTTCAGAAGGTACGATCACTACAGCAAACAGTAAAATTAAAGCTATGGTTATCTCTACTAATGAAGAACTTGTTATTGCTCAAGACGCAGTAAGCTTAATCTAA
- a CDS encoding ABC transporter ATP-binding protein — MSSSPTLDIKNLHKSFGDNEVLKGIDLTANKGDVISIIGSSGSGKSTFLRCINLLEMPTAGDISVNGELIEMVTDRDGNRTIANKKQVQRIRSRLAMVFQGFNLWSHMTVIENVIEAPIQVLGLSRSEALASAEQYLKKVDLWERKDYYPSQLSGGQKQRVAIARALAVEPEVLLFDEPTSALDPELVGEVLRVMQNLAEEGRTMLVVTHEMAFARDVSTKVIFLHQGQIEEQGDPKALFDNPKSERVKQFLAPKY, encoded by the coding sequence ATGAGTAGCAGTCCCACATTAGACATCAAGAATTTACATAAATCATTTGGTGACAATGAAGTCCTTAAAGGCATAGATCTGACTGCGAATAAAGGCGATGTCATCTCGATTATCGGCTCATCAGGCTCAGGTAAAAGCACATTCTTACGCTGTATCAATTTGTTAGAAATGCCAACAGCAGGTGATATCTCGGTAAATGGCGAATTAATCGAGATGGTTACTGATCGCGATGGCAATCGAACTATCGCCAATAAAAAACAAGTGCAACGTATTCGTTCACGTTTAGCCATGGTATTTCAAGGCTTCAATTTATGGTCGCATATGACGGTAATTGAAAATGTGATTGAAGCACCAATTCAGGTTTTAGGACTCTCTCGTAGTGAGGCTCTGGCAAGCGCAGAACAATATCTGAAGAAAGTGGATTTATGGGAAAGAAAAGACTATTACCCAAGTCAGCTATCTGGTGGTCAAAAACAACGTGTGGCTATTGCCCGCGCACTGGCGGTTGAACCGGAAGTGCTGTTATTTGATGAACCAACTTCAGCGTTAGATCCGGAATTAGTCGGAGAAGTGTTACGGGTTATGCAAAATTTGGCTGAAGAAGGCCGTACTATGTTAGTGGTCACCCATGAAATGGCCTTTGCCCGTGATGTATCGACTAAGGTTATCTTCTTGCACCAAGGTCAGATTGAAGAGCAGGGCGATCCGAAAGCATTGTTCGATAATCCGAAATCAGAACGTGTGAAGCAATTTTTGGCACCAAAATATTAA
- the rlmA gene encoding 23S rRNA (guanine(745)-N(1))-methyltransferase, translated as MNYLCPIYLCPICASPLSAHDKSLACEQRHQFDLAKEGYVNLLPVQNKKSKNPGDNKEMMQARREFLDQGFYQSLSDKVNSIAQQALATVETPNILDLGCGEGYYTHRLAQAITNANDATTSNVDTKVVLQISGLDISKSAIRYAAKRYKSISFCVASAYATPFADASQDLVTRIYAPSQNDELARIIKTDGYLLTVTPAAEHLFELKQKIYQTPEKHDMTIEEIAGFDVVEQQRLTDQITLTQAKDSKNLLEMTPLAWKMSDEQKAALYAADLTLTLDFNITLYKRTA; from the coding sequence ATGAACTACCTTTGCCCTATCTACCTTTGCCCCATCTGCGCTAGCCCTTTATCCGCACACGACAAAAGTCTAGCTTGCGAGCAACGCCACCAATTTGATCTAGCAAAAGAAGGTTACGTTAACTTGTTGCCGGTACAAAACAAAAAATCAAAGAATCCTGGTGACAACAAAGAGATGATGCAAGCCCGTCGTGAATTTCTAGACCAAGGCTTTTATCAATCATTATCTGATAAGGTAAATAGCATTGCTCAGCAGGCTTTAGCGACTGTAGAGACACCTAACATCCTCGATTTGGGCTGTGGCGAAGGTTATTACACCCACCGCTTAGCGCAGGCTATAACGAATGCTAATGATGCGACTACCTCAAATGTGGATACCAAGGTAGTGCTACAAATTTCCGGTTTAGATATTTCTAAATCTGCGATCCGCTATGCAGCCAAACGCTATAAGAGCATCAGTTTTTGTGTGGCCAGCGCCTACGCGACTCCTTTCGCTGATGCTAGCCAAGATTTAGTCACGCGTATTTATGCACCATCACAAAACGACGAACTGGCTCGTATTATCAAAACAGACGGTTATTTACTCACAGTGACACCGGCTGCCGAGCATTTGTTTGAGTTAAAACAAAAGATTTATCAAACACCTGAAAAGCATGACATGACGATTGAAGAAATTGCAGGGTTTGACGTGGTTGAACAACAACGTTTAACAGACCAGATAACCCTAACACAGGCTAAAGACAGCAAGAATTTATTGGAAATGACACCACTGGCGTGGAAAATGAGTGATGAGCAAAAAGCAGCGCTCTACGCGGCTGACTTAACGCTAACATTGGACTTTAATATTACCCTGTATAAACGCACGGCTTGA
- the pflB gene encoding formate C-acetyltransferase, with the protein MTEQTIFDQAWKGFTTGEWTNEVNLRDFIQKNYTEFTGDESFLADATKATDTLWNNVMEGIKIENSTHAPLDFDTSVPSTITSHAAGYIDQSLETIVGLQTEKPLKRAIIANGGIRMVEGSCKAYGKELDATTKKIFSEYRKTHNQGVFDVYTNDIMKCRKSGILTGLPDAYGRGRIIGDYRRVAVYGIDFLMKDKFAQQKSLEAKFYSGEDLEATMRLREEISEQYRALAQIKEMAATYGFDISGPATNAKEAIQWTYFGYLAAVKSQNGAAMSFGRVTTFLDVYIERDLQAGIITETDAQEMIDHLVMKLRMVRFLRTPEYDELFSGDPIWATETIAGMGTDGRSLVTKSSFRVLHTQYTMGPSPEPNITVLWAEHLPLAFKRYCAKVSIDTSSIQYENDDLMRTDFDNDDYAIACCVSPMIVGKQMQFFGARSNLAKALLYTINGGVDEKLKIQIGPKADKITDDVLDYADITARYDKVMDWLATTYVTALNSIHYSHDKYSYEASLMALHDRDVERTMACGIAGLSVTADSLSAIKYAKVKPIRDENGIAVDFEIEGDYPKFGNNDSRVDDIACELVETFMKKVASHKMYRNAKPTQSVLTITSNVVYGKKTGTTPDGRRAGAPFAPGANPMHGRDEKGAIAALTSVAKLPFEYAKDGISYTFSIVPNALGKTDDTRRTNLAGLMDGYFKHSSAIEGGQHLNVNVMDRSMLLDAIKHPEKYPQLTIRVSGYAVRFNSLTPEQQQDVITRTFQQSF; encoded by the coding sequence ATGACTGAACAAACAATATTTGATCAAGCTTGGAAAGGTTTCACTACTGGTGAATGGACTAACGAAGTTAATCTACGTGATTTCATCCAGAAGAACTACACTGAGTTTACCGGTGATGAATCTTTCCTAGCTGACGCAACTAAAGCAACAGATACGCTTTGGAACAATGTCATGGAAGGCATCAAAATCGAAAACAGCACCCATGCTCCACTTGATTTTGATACATCAGTACCATCAACAATTACTTCTCATGCTGCTGGTTATATCGACCAAAGTTTAGAAACAATTGTTGGTTTACAAACTGAGAAACCATTAAAACGTGCAATTATCGCTAATGGCGGTATCCGTATGGTTGAAGGTTCTTGTAAAGCATACGGCAAAGAATTAGACGCAACAACGAAGAAAATCTTCTCTGAATACCGCAAAACGCATAACCAAGGTGTATTTGACGTATATACAAACGACATCATGAAATGTCGTAAGTCAGGTATCCTAACGGGTTTACCAGATGCATATGGCCGTGGTCGTATCATTGGTGATTACCGTCGTGTTGCTGTATACGGCATCGACTTCCTAATGAAAGATAAATTTGCACAGCAAAAATCATTAGAAGCGAAGTTCTATTCAGGTGAAGACCTAGAAGCAACAATGCGTTTACGTGAAGAAATCTCTGAGCAGTACCGTGCCCTAGCACAAATCAAAGAAATGGCGGCAACTTACGGTTTCGATATTTCTGGCCCAGCAACAAACGCAAAAGAAGCGATCCAGTGGACTTACTTCGGCTACCTAGCTGCTGTTAAATCACAAAATGGCGCAGCAATGAGCTTCGGTCGTGTAACTACGTTCTTAGATGTTTACATCGAACGTGATTTACAAGCGGGTATCATTACTGAAACTGACGCTCAAGAAATGATTGACCACTTAGTTATGAAACTACGTATGGTACGTTTCCTACGCACACCTGAATACGATGAATTATTCTCTGGTGACCCAATCTGGGCAACAGAAACTATCGCAGGTATGGGTACAGATGGTCGTTCACTAGTAACTAAATCATCATTCCGTGTACTACACACACAATACACTATGGGTCCTTCACCAGAGCCAAACATCACTGTATTGTGGGCTGAACATTTACCATTAGCCTTCAAACGCTACTGTGCGAAAGTATCTATTGATACATCATCAATCCAGTACGAAAATGATGATTTAATGCGTACCGACTTCGACAATGATGACTATGCAATTGCATGTTGTGTATCACCAATGATCGTTGGTAAACAAATGCAGTTCTTCGGCGCTCGTAGTAACCTTGCTAAAGCATTGTTATATACAATCAATGGCGGCGTAGATGAAAAACTAAAAATCCAAATTGGTCCTAAAGCAGACAAGATCACTGATGATGTACTTGATTACGCAGATATCACAGCGCGTTATGACAAAGTGATGGATTGGTTAGCAACAACATATGTTACTGCACTAAATTCAATTCACTATTCACACGATAAATATTCGTATGAAGCATCACTAATGGCATTACATGACCGTGACGTAGAACGTACAATGGCATGTGGTATCGCCGGTCTATCTGTTACTGCTGATTCACTTTCTGCAATTAAATATGCAAAAGTTAAACCAATCCGTGATGAAAACGGTATTGCAGTCGATTTTGAAATCGAAGGTGATTATCCTAAATTTGGTAACAACGATTCACGTGTTGATGATATCGCTTGTGAACTAGTTGAAACTTTCATGAAGAAAGTTGCTAGTCACAAAATGTACCGTAATGCAAAACCAACACAGTCAGTACTAACAATTACATCAAACGTTGTATACGGTAAGAAAACCGGTACAACACCAGATGGCCGTCGTGCAGGCGCACCATTCGCACCGGGTGCAAACCCAATGCATGGTCGTGATGAGAAAGGCGCAATCGCAGCCCTAACATCAGTTGCAAAACTACCGTTTGAATACGCAAAAGATGGTATTTCTTATACTTTCTCTATCGTACCAAACGCACTAGGTAAAACAGACGATACACGTCGTACTAACCTAGCTGGTTTAATGGATGGTTACTTCAAGCACAGCAGTGCAATTGAAGGTGGTCAGCACTTAAACGTAAACGTGATGGATCGTTCAATGTTACTAGACGCGATTAAGCACCCTGAAAAATACCCACAACTGACCATTCGTGTGTCTGGTTACGCGGTACGTTTCAACTCGCTAACGCCTGAACAACAACAAGACGTGATCACACGTACATTCCAACAGTCATTCTAA
- a CDS encoding transporter substrate-binding domain-containing protein codes for MKKLATVIAASVATSLLLSSAVIAKEWTDVRLGVDSPYKPFEYKTPDGELTGFEIDLGNEVCKRANWNCTWVVQSWDGIIPGLLSRKYDAIFSSMSITEARAKQVLFSEPYYNTPSGWFAAADFKLDVADKAAFKELRIGVQRGTVQDTYVTDHFAKQNTIKRYNTSGDLLLDLEGGRLDMVLLDFPVGDTTLLIPEKKGAYAAVGDTFQLGNGMGVALRKRDKSLAATFNKVLAEIKTDGTYETIQAKYFSYSIKM; via the coding sequence ATGAAAAAATTAGCGACTGTCATTGCAGCAAGTGTTGCAACAAGCTTATTACTTTCTTCAGCTGTGATAGCGAAAGAATGGACTGATGTTCGTCTAGGTGTTGACTCACCTTATAAGCCATTTGAATATAAAACTCCAGATGGTGAGCTAACAGGTTTCGAAATCGACTTAGGTAATGAAGTTTGTAAACGCGCTAATTGGAATTGTACTTGGGTTGTACAATCTTGGGACGGTATCATTCCAGGCCTATTATCACGTAAATACGATGCTATCTTCTCGTCAATGTCGATTACTGAAGCGCGTGCGAAGCAAGTATTGTTCTCTGAACCTTACTACAATACGCCAAGTGGTTGGTTTGCAGCAGCAGACTTTAAACTGGATGTTGCAGATAAAGCAGCATTTAAAGAATTACGTATTGGTGTACAGCGCGGTACAGTACAAGATACTTACGTAACCGATCACTTTGCTAAGCAGAATACAATTAAACGTTACAATACTAGCGGTGACTTATTGCTAGATCTTGAAGGCGGTCGTTTAGACATGGTATTGCTGGATTTCCCAGTGGGTGATACCACGTTACTGATCCCTGAGAAGAAAGGTGCTTATGCTGCCGTTGGCGATACATTCCAACTTGGTAACGGCATGGGTGTTGCTTTGCGTAAACGTGATAAGTCACTCGCTGCAACATTTAATAAAGTATTAGCAGAAATCAAAACCGATGGTACGTATGAGACTATCCAAGCTAAATACTTCAGCTACAGTATTAAAATGTAG
- a CDS encoding ABC transporter permease — protein sequence MLDQLVALLEQNEMFTPSTLNEYWDGTVLTIQLTFLSVVIGFFLAVPLAIIRTSQYVWLSRTIWLFTYVFRGTPLLIQLYLIYYGVTMIDGIQESPIWFLLEDAFYPCLLAFVLNTAAYSTEIIRGSLVTTDKGEIEAAQAYGMNYWQILRRIILPSAFRRALPAYSNEVIFMLHATSIASVVTLVDITGAGYNVYSRFYAPFEAFIFAGGIYLCLCFAIFAVFRRLEKRAFRHLA from the coding sequence ATGTTAGATCAACTGGTTGCTTTGCTTGAGCAAAATGAAATGTTTACCCCTAGTACCTTAAATGAGTATTGGGATGGTACCGTATTAACGATACAACTGACTTTCTTATCTGTGGTGATTGGTTTCTTTTTGGCGGTGCCGTTAGCGATCATACGTACCAGTCAGTATGTATGGTTATCGCGTACTATTTGGTTATTTACCTATGTGTTCCGTGGTACGCCGTTATTGATCCAGCTGTATCTGATTTATTATGGCGTGACCATGATTGATGGTATTCAAGAGAGCCCGATTTGGTTCTTGTTAGAAGATGCGTTTTATCCTTGTTTGTTAGCGTTTGTATTAAACACCGCGGCATACAGCACCGAGATCATTCGTGGTTCCTTAGTGACAACGGATAAAGGCGAGATCGAAGCTGCGCAAGCGTACGGGATGAATTATTGGCAGATCTTACGTCGTATTATTCTGCCATCGGCGTTTCGTCGTGCACTGCCTGCGTACAGTAATGAAGTTATCTTTATGCTGCATGCCACATCAATCGCCAGTGTCGTCACCTTGGTTGATATCACTGGCGCGGGTTACAATGTGTATTCACGTTTTTATGCCCCGTTTGAAGCATTTATCTTTGCTGGCGGTATTTACCTGTGTTTATGTTTTGCTATCTTTGCGGTATTCAGACGGTTAGAAAAACGTGCGTTTAGGCACCTTGCTTAA
- a CDS encoding ABC transporter permease, with protein sequence MLDLQGYGPSIFNGAILTVKLAIFSLIIAVLLGLITAVARYSGGKISSAIALAYTSLVRGVPDLVLMMLIYFGLQVGLNNFSEWLYELHETYAINAFYIEQGWLTLSAFYEDGMYLNIDEFSAGVLTIGFIFGAYMGETFRGALLSVDKGQLEAATAYGMSDWQVFRRVMFPQMMRFALPGIGNNWLVLVKTTALVSVIGLSDMVKLAKEAAMTTYEPFLFFIPVAFVYLAITTVSEIVLKYLEHHYSKGVEGH encoded by the coding sequence ATGTTAGATCTTCAAGGGTATGGCCCAAGTATTTTTAATGGCGCTATATTGACCGTTAAACTCGCCATCTTTTCATTAATTATCGCCGTATTGCTGGGGCTTATTACTGCCGTTGCACGTTATTCTGGCGGTAAAATATCTTCTGCAATTGCGCTTGCTTATACTAGCTTGGTTCGTGGTGTACCAGATCTGGTGTTAATGATGCTGATTTATTTTGGCTTACAGGTCGGGCTGAATAATTTTTCTGAATGGTTATACGAATTACACGAAACCTATGCCATCAATGCATTTTATATTGAACAAGGTTGGTTAACTTTATCGGCATTTTATGAAGATGGTATGTACCTGAACATCGATGAGTTTAGTGCGGGCGTGCTGACGATAGGTTTCATCTTTGGTGCTTACATGGGCGAGACATTCCGTGGCGCATTATTATCTGTCGATAAAGGTCAATTAGAAGCGGCAACTGCGTATGGCATGTCTGACTGGCAGGTATTCCGTCGAGTGATGTTCCCACAAATGATGCGCTTTGCATTGCCGGGTATTGGTAACAACTGGTTAGTATTGGTTAAAACCACTGCTCTGGTCTCGGTGATTGGCTTGTCGGATATGGTTAAGTTAGCCAAAGAAGCGGCGATGACTACTTACGAACCTTTCCTGTTCTTCATTCCTGTGGCGTTTGTGTATTTAGCCATTACCACGGTAAGTGAAATTGTGCTGAAATATTTAGAACATCACTATAGCAAAGGCGTAGAGGGTCATTAA